From one Lycium ferocissimum isolate CSIRO_LF1 chromosome 7, AGI_CSIRO_Lferr_CH_V1, whole genome shotgun sequence genomic stretch:
- the LOC132064765 gene encoding receptor-like protein kinase 7, with the protein MSAGDNFFRPWPILFLCFFILMISPSHQQDELQLLMQFKSTLKTTRSSQLFDTWTPQNSICNFTGIICDSTSQLVKEINLSEQNLSGVVSFDSLCSLQSLEKLSLGSNFLHGRVTDHLKNCTKLQYLDLGNNSFSGEVPNLSSLSQLKFLSLNKSGVSGSFPWSSLGNLTSLTFLSLGDNLFDKSPFPLEILNLDKLYWIYLTNSSIKGQIPEGIGNLTLLENLELSYNHLSGNIPDGITKLTKLHQLELYENGLTGQFPVGFGNLSSLVNLDVSTNYLEGDLSELKSLSLLESLQLFENQFSGELPIEFGDFKFLTELSLYHNMLSGSLPKNIGSWAEFLYIDVSENLFTGPIPPDMCKKGNLTDLLLLQNKFTGGIPSNYANCLTLKRLRVNNNSLSGIIPSRIWSLPDLGIVDLRSNLFEGPVTSNIGKAKSLAQLFLANNRFNGQLPGTISEVSSLVAINLSSNQFSGDIPEAIGELNKLNTLHLEYNLFSGSLPESIGSCVSLNEINLAGNSLSGAIPASLGSLPNLNSLNLSDNSLSGQIPVTLSTLRLSLLDLSNNRLSGRIPDSLSIKAFGNSFLGNPDLCSENLGSLRPCSSDSHTSRDHRTIMLCLIAGVVVLVLSVTCFVYVKFKHDNQDIPIKRLDSWDIKQFHVLSFSEDQVLKALKLENLIGSGGSGNVYRLVLNCGKQLAVKHILKSESSDEKSYRSSSAILGKEKGRSKEYDAEVTTLSSIRHVNVVKLYCSITSEDSNMLVYEYLPNGSLWDRLHMSQKVKMDWLVRYDIALGAAQGLEYLHHGYDRPVIHRDVKSSNILLDEQMKPKIADFGLAKVLHFNSTKDSSHVVAGTHGYIAPEYAYTTKVTEKSDVYSFGVVLMELVTGKKPVDAEYGENHDIVQWVCSKIRNKTSMIDFVDSSILEGFKEDAVEVLRIAIHCTARTPALRPSMRMVVHMLEEAEPCKLTSVVVNSPNENARNKDLLTNGKS; encoded by the exons ATGTCAGCCGGTGACAACTTTTTCAGGCCATGGCCAATTTTATTTCTCTGTTTTTTCATCTTGATGATTTCACCTTCTCATCAACAAGATGAACTTCAACTCCTTATGCAATTCAAATCCACTCTGAAAACAACACGAAGTTCACAGCTTTTTGACACGTGGACACCTCAGAATAGCATTTGCAACTTCACTGGAATTATCTGTGATTCCACCAGCCAACTGGTTAAGGAAATCAATCTGTCTGAACAGAACTTATCAGGGGTTGTCTCTTTTGATTCATTATGCTCTTTGCAATCATTAGAAAAGCTTTCTCTTGGTTCTAACTTCTTGCATGGTAGAGTCACTGATCACTTGAAAAACTGTACAAAGTTGCAGTATTTGGATTTGGGTAACAATTCTTTTTCAGGTGAAGTTCCAAATTTGTCTTCTTTAAGCCAACTGAAGTTCTTGAGTCTCAACAAAAGTGGTGTCTCTGGTTCATTTCCTTGGAGTTCACTTGGAAATCTTACTAGCCTAACGTTCTTGAGCTTGGGTGACAATTTATTTGACAAGAGTCCATTCCCTCTTGAAATTTTGAACCTTGATAAGTTATATTGGATTTATCTTACCAATAGTAGTATTAAGGGTCAAATTCCAGAAGGTATTGGAAATCTAACTCTCCTCGAAAATCTTGAGCTTTCATATAATCACTTGTCAGGCAACATACCTGATGGAATAACCAAACTTACCAAGCTTCACCAGCTTGAGCTCTATGAAAATGGACTCACTGGACAGTTTCCTGTGGGATTTGGAAATCTCAGTAGCCTTGTTAACCTTGACGTTTCAACTAACTATCTTGAAGGTGATCTTTCTGAGCTCAAGTCTTTGTCTCTTCTTGAATCTTTGCAACTGTTTGAAAACCAGTTTTCTGGTGAACTTCCTATTGAATTTGGAGATTTCAAGTTTCTTACAGAACTATCACTGTACCACAACATGTTATCTGGTTCTCTTCCTAAAAACATTGGATCATGGGCAGAATTTCTGTACATTGATGTTTCTGAAAATTTGTTCACTGGTCCAATACCACCTGATATGTGCAAGAAAGGGAATTTGACTGATCTTTTGCTGCTCCAGAACAAGTTCACTGGTGGGATACCTTCAAACTATGCTAACTGTTTGACATTGAAGCGTTTACGGGTTAATAACAATTCACTTTCAGGAATAATCCCCAGTAGAATTTGGAGTTTGCCAGATTTGGGCATCGTTGATCTCAGATCGAATCTATTTGAAGGCCCAGTAACATCAAATATTGGCAAAGCAAAGTCTTTAGCACAGTTGTTCCTAGCCAACAACAGGTTCAATGGTCAATTACCAGGGACAATATCAGAAGTTTCTTCATTAGTAGCCATCAATCTGAGCTCCAATCAGTTCTCTGGTGATATTCCAGAAGCAATAGGTGAACTTAATAAGCTAAATACTCTTCATTTAGAGTATAATTTGTTTTCTGGAAGTCTTCCAGAGTCCATCGGATCATGTGTTTCTCTCAATGAAATTAATCTTGCTGGCAATTCACTTTCTGGTGCAATACCCGCAAGTCTTGGCTCTTTGCCCAACTTGAACTCTCTCAATCTATCTGATAACAGTCTCTCAGGTCAAATTCCAGTGACCCTTTCGACGTTAAGATTAAGCCTTCTTGATTTGTCAAACAATAGGTTGAGTGGTCGCATACCTGATTCTTTATCAATAAAAGCTTTTGGTAATAGCTTTTTGGGAAATCCAGACCTTTGTAGTGAGAATTTAGGTAGTCTCAGGCCATGTTCATCAGATTCTCACACATCTAGAGATCACAGAACCATCATGTTGTGCTTGATAGCTGGAGTGGTTGTTCTGGTTCTCTCAGTTACATGTTTCGTGTATGTGAAGTTTAAGCACGATAATCAGGATATTCCCATAAAGAGACTTGATTCTTGGGATATCAAACAGTTCCATGTATTGAGCTTTAGTGAAGATCAAGTCTTAAAGGCATTGAAGCTGGAAAATTTGATTGGTTCAGGTGGTTCAGGAAATGTGTACAGATTAGTCCTGAATTGTGGAAAACAGTTAGCTGTGAAACACATTTTGAAATCCGAATCTAGTGATGAGAAAAGTTACCGGAGCAGCTCAGCCATACTGGGGAAGGAGAAGGGCAGATCAAAGGAGTATGATGCTGAGGTGACCACGTTAAGTTCCATTAGGCATGTCAATGTTGTCAAATTGTACTGTAGCATCACAAGTGAGGACTCAAATATGCTGGTTTATGAATACTTACCTAATGGAAGCTTATGGGATCGGTTGCACATGTCTCAGAAAGTCAAGATGGATTGGTTGGTGAGATATGACATTGCATTAGGTGCTGCTCAGGGCCTTGAGTATCTACATCATGGATATGACAGACCCGTGATACACCGGGATGTCAAGTCTAGCAACATCTTGTTGGATGAACAGATGAAGCCCAAAATTGCTGATTTTGGACTAGCCAAGGTCTTGCATTTCAACAGTACTAAGGACTCTTCTCATGTTGTAGCAGGGACACATGGCTACATTGCTCCTG AGTATGCTTACACAACCAAGGTGACCGAGAAGAGTGATGTCTATAGCTTCGGGGTGGTACTAATGGAATTGGTGACTGGAAAGAAGCCAGTGGATGCAGAGTACGGGGAGAACCATGACATAGTTCAGTGGGTATGTAGCAAGATAAGAAACAAAACTAGCATGATTGACTTCGTGGATTCAAGCATTTTGGAAGGGTTCAAAGAAGATGCTGTTGAGGTTCTTAGAATTGCAATTCATTGCACAGCTAGGACACCAGCATTAAGGCCATCCATGAGGATGGTAGTTCATATGCTAGAAGAGGCTGAGCCTTGTAAGCTGACAAGTGTAGTTGTGAATTCACCAAATGAGAATGCCAGGAACAAGGACTTGCTAACTAATGGCAAGTCGTGA